A stretch of Plesiomonas shigelloides DNA encodes these proteins:
- a CDS encoding autotransporter domain-containing protein, with translation MIKENIEMKINSLRAITGVAVLSLSMSVWAATVPLAKNGLLENFDKDGIVDLGGNPYSDMLALSSSGKIAVGFIATPANNNQAGAWTVSHGLIALPIPFAQTEGMSNAQGVSSDGRYIVGYVMPENSSLMLGVLWTDASKLTYLTPLAPGADYYANGISADGSIIVGTASDKNNNVHAVYWDRVANTIHDLGSFSHSSSQYSNAIAANHDGSVIVGSSTNFAGVTQGFRWTTQAGMVELQSLGGTSQATGVSDTGRIIGYSTNAKNEGRAVYWDKNKIRDLGTLRADNSGSSSAQAISATGKVIVGSADSDTQRTGFIWKEGAGMYSVNEWLKYAHVQANSMSVKSVNAISADSETIAGQLTNGHGYVAHLIELKDPADVNPSSPKPDPELPTPEQPKPELPKPEQPKPEQPKPEQPKPEQPKPEPEHPSDHHVVKPGYHASGIVETRQVVSSLYFVQRNLEVQRQLLDVAASQADCASFGADGMCVKAQADLRFRGGEVQYRVPAASLTVAYQFYPQWRLGLSAMAADMHIKDANGGRITQQAPAFTLFTGYGNAGEAGWKAYAGVTLLDAGMDIERAYHNGDAREIGYGHTRTRAYDFNLSGGYTFTPCTHVQLTPYLVLSYHDLRWNGYDEVDTSVFTAHFDGLRSKVTSAALGVATQWQVSARSSLGLDISLEKNLKQHNSRAVASVLGGFAGLASQYQVPDVDDVMPHVEASYTFAADKHQAVSLSAGYQDIGFGSGEGNVGLTYRIAF, from the coding sequence GTGATAAAAGAGAATATTGAAATGAAAATAAACTCATTACGAGCAATAACAGGAGTTGCTGTCTTATCACTCTCTATGAGCGTATGGGCTGCAACAGTCCCTTTGGCAAAAAATGGTTTGCTAGAAAATTTCGATAAAGACGGTATCGTTGATTTGGGCGGAAATCCCTATTCAGATATGTTGGCATTATCGTCATCAGGGAAAATTGCAGTCGGATTCATTGCAACGCCAGCCAATAATAATCAAGCAGGTGCTTGGACCGTATCTCATGGGCTTATTGCTTTACCTATCCCTTTTGCTCAAACAGAGGGGATGAGTAATGCTCAGGGCGTCAGCAGTGATGGAAGGTATATTGTTGGTTATGTTATGCCTGAGAACTCATCATTAATGCTGGGGGTCTTGTGGACAGATGCATCAAAATTAACTTATTTAACGCCACTGGCTCCCGGTGCTGATTATTATGCAAATGGTATTAGCGCAGACGGGAGCATCATTGTTGGTACTGCATCAGATAAAAATAATAATGTACATGCTGTTTATTGGGATCGCGTGGCGAATACGATCCATGATTTAGGTTCGTTCAGTCATTCATCAAGTCAGTATTCTAATGCCATAGCGGCGAATCATGATGGTTCGGTAATTGTCGGGAGTAGTACCAATTTCGCAGGTGTTACGCAAGGATTTCGTTGGACGACTCAAGCCGGTATGGTCGAATTACAATCGTTAGGCGGAACTTCGCAAGCGACAGGAGTCAGCGATACAGGGCGAATTATTGGTTATTCCACGAATGCTAAAAATGAAGGTCGTGCCGTTTATTGGGATAAGAATAAGATTAGAGATTTAGGTACACTGCGGGCAGATAACAGCGGTTCTAGCTCTGCACAGGCTATTAGTGCGACTGGTAAAGTGATCGTGGGGTCAGCGGATAGCGACACACAACGTACCGGCTTTATATGGAAAGAAGGGGCCGGGATGTACTCGGTTAATGAGTGGCTAAAATATGCGCATGTGCAAGCGAATAGTATGTCGGTGAAGTCGGTTAATGCAATTTCGGCTGATAGTGAAACTATTGCAGGGCAATTGACAAATGGCCATGGTTATGTGGCTCATTTGATAGAATTAAAAGATCCTGCTGATGTTAATCCTTCAAGCCCCAAACCTGATCCCGAATTACCCACACCAGAGCAACCTAAACCAGAGCTGCCTAAGCCAGAGCAGCCAAAACCAGAGCAACCTAAGCCAGAGCAACCTAAGCCAGAGCAACCGAAACCAGAGCCTGAACATCCTAGTGATCACCATGTGGTTAAGCCGGGTTATCACGCCAGTGGTATCGTCGAAACGCGGCAGGTGGTGTCCTCCTTGTACTTTGTACAACGTAATTTAGAGGTACAGCGTCAGTTACTGGATGTGGCCGCGTCACAGGCCGATTGCGCCAGTTTTGGCGCCGATGGGATGTGCGTCAAAGCGCAGGCTGATTTACGTTTCCGTGGTGGTGAGGTGCAATATCGAGTGCCGGCCGCGAGTCTGACCGTTGCCTACCAATTTTATCCACAGTGGCGCTTAGGGTTATCGGCCATGGCTGCGGATATGCACATCAAAGATGCCAATGGTGGCCGTATTACCCAGCAAGCACCAGCCTTTACCCTGTTTACCGGTTACGGTAATGCGGGCGAGGCAGGATGGAAAGCTTATGCTGGTGTCACCTTACTGGATGCAGGGATGGACATTGAGCGGGCTTACCACAATGGCGATGCTCGCGAGATCGGTTATGGCCATACACGCACCCGTGCCTATGATTTTAATCTCAGTGGCGGTTATACCTTCACACCATGCACCCATGTACAACTGACCCCGTATCTCGTCTTGAGTTACCACGACTTGCGTTGGAATGGCTATGACGAAGTCGATACCTCCGTTTTTACCGCACATTTTGATGGGCTACGCAGCAAAGTCACCTCGGCTGCTCTTGGGGTAGCTACGCAGTGGCAGGTCAGCGCGCGCTCTTCACTGGGCTTGGATATCAGTCTCGAGAAAAACCTCAAGCAACACAACAGCCGTGCAGTCGCCAGTGTGCTGGGTGGTTTTGCCGGTCTAGCAAGCCAATACCAAGTGCCGGATGTGGATGATGTCATGCCGCACGTCGAGGCCAGTTATACCTTTGCTGCGGATAAACATCAGGCGGTGAGTCTCTCGGCAGGCTACCAAGATATCGGTTTTGGCAGTGGCGAAGGCAATGTGGGTTTGACCTATCGAATTGCGTTCTGA
- a CDS encoding TAXI family TRAP transporter solute-binding subunit, with amino-acid sequence MKGLTLACAISAALFGTLSVPATQAAERFVTIGTGGQTGVYYVAGQSICRFLNQGASQNEIKCNAPASGGGVANVNGIRSGEFNFGIMQSDHQYKAMKGLEPFKAQGAMDDMRAVFSLQSEIFTILARKDAAIGGFDELKNKRVNIGNPGSGQRDTFEEIMGVKGWDKSAFRLVSELKPAEQASALGDNNIDAMSYFVGHPNGAIQEASTTTDAVLVPVTGPEIDKLLAEKSYYTKAEIPGGLYKGNPQPTPSIGGKAVLSTSAKTDPEVVYQLTKSVFDNLARFKRLHPAFADLQETDMIKVGLSAPLHEGAERYYKERGWM; translated from the coding sequence ATGAAGGGATTAACCCTGGCATGTGCCATTTCTGCTGCTTTATTTGGAACCTTGTCTGTACCGGCCACGCAAGCGGCTGAGCGTTTTGTCACTATTGGTACCGGTGGGCAAACCGGGGTGTATTACGTGGCTGGCCAGTCTATCTGTCGTTTTCTTAATCAGGGTGCGTCGCAGAACGAGATCAAATGTAACGCCCCGGCTAGCGGTGGTGGCGTGGCTAACGTTAACGGGATCCGCAGTGGCGAATTTAATTTCGGTATCATGCAATCTGATCACCAGTACAAAGCGATGAAAGGCTTAGAGCCATTCAAGGCGCAAGGTGCGATGGACGATATGCGGGCGGTATTCTCGCTGCAAAGCGAAATTTTCACCATCTTGGCACGTAAAGATGCGGCCATTGGTGGCTTTGATGAGCTGAAAAATAAGCGCGTGAATATCGGTAATCCGGGCTCGGGTCAGCGTGATACCTTTGAAGAGATCATGGGCGTTAAAGGTTGGGATAAGTCGGCATTTCGTCTGGTTTCGGAGTTGAAACCGGCCGAGCAGGCTTCCGCGTTGGGTGACAATAATATCGATGCCATGAGCTATTTTGTCGGTCATCCAAACGGTGCTATTCAAGAAGCCTCGACCACCACCGATGCGGTGCTGGTGCCAGTCACCGGACCTGAAATCGATAAACTGTTAGCCGAGAAGAGCTATTACACCAAAGCTGAGATCCCGGGTGGATTGTATAAAGGCAACCCGCAGCCAACGCCATCGATTGGCGGGAAAGCGGTGCTGTCGACCAGTGCCAAGACTGATCCTGAAGTGGTGTACCAGCTCACCAAATCAGTGTTTGACAATTTAGCGCGCTTTAAGCGTCTGCATCCGGCGTTTGCCGATTTGCAAGAAACCGACATGATCAAAGTGGGGCTTTCAGCGCCGCTGCACGAAGGGGCCGAGCGTTACTACAAAGAGCGTGGCTGGATGTAA
- a CDS encoding TRAP transporter permease, with protein MQHTPQQELQSAEDLIAQDVGARLPLGAMSKVIAMLALLWSLFQLWIASPLPFVLGIGVLNDTEARSIHLAFAILLAYLVFPALRTSPRDRVPIGDILLGLAGAGCAAYLFLAYEFLAQRPGNLTTLDFAVACLGIPLLLEAARRALGPALAVIAIVFLGYSLAGPWMPGLLAHRGVSLMALANHQWITTEGVFGIALGVSTSFVFLFVLFGALLERAGAGHYFIQLAFSMLGHLRGGPAKAAVVASALTGVISGSSIANVVTTGTFTIPMMKRVGFSKEKAGAVEVASSVNGQIMPPVMGAAAFLMVEYVGIPYVEIIKHAFLPAAISYIALLYIVHLEALKLGMQPIGNVQPRPWLQRLTGFAFGAALVSGVSLAVYYGLGWLKPLLGDYALPGIGVLLALSYLGLLKVAASNEPLPPEDPDAPLERLPQTRSVLLSGLHFLLPVVVLVWCLMVERLSPGLSAFWGTVMLVVILLTQRPLLNWLRTDGRHDYGSFNDGVVDLREGLIAGARNMIGIGIATATAGIIVGAVSQTGVGLVLADLVEYLSMGNLLLMLLLTALLSLILGMGLPTTANYIVVSSLLAPVIVTLGQQNGLIVPLIAVHLFVFYFGIMADVTPPVGLASFAAAAVSKGDPIKTGITAFYYSLRTAALPFLFIFNTDLLLINVDFAHGVLIFAVATVAMLIFAAATQGYFLVKSRWYESLLLLLVAFTLFRPGFWMDRIHDPYRQIEPAQLVQTLGDVEEDSNLRLRVEGPDAVGKIRRFTVLLPVPAGESGEERLQKLGIALYEQDGKTLIDNVTFGSTAAELGLEFDQQIIGVKAPTDRWRKEIIWIPGFMLFGLIVWWQRRRLPLTAAAPLARAQQ; from the coding sequence ATGCAACACACACCACAACAAGAACTGCAATCAGCAGAAGATCTGATTGCTCAGGATGTCGGCGCCCGCCTGCCATTGGGCGCGATGAGCAAAGTGATTGCCATGCTGGCACTACTTTGGTCATTGTTTCAGCTCTGGATCGCCTCACCACTGCCGTTTGTTTTAGGTATCGGGGTGCTGAATGATACCGAAGCGCGCTCCATTCATCTGGCGTTTGCCATTTTGCTTGCTTACTTGGTTTTCCCGGCCTTGCGCACCTCGCCGCGTGATCGCGTGCCTATCGGCGATATCCTATTGGGATTAGCCGGAGCTGGCTGCGCCGCCTATCTATTTTTAGCCTATGAGTTTTTAGCCCAGCGACCGGGTAATCTGACAACGTTAGATTTTGCCGTGGCTTGTCTGGGTATCCCGTTGCTGCTGGAAGCTGCGCGACGCGCATTAGGCCCCGCGTTAGCGGTGATTGCGATTGTCTTTTTAGGCTATAGCTTGGCCGGCCCTTGGATGCCGGGTTTACTGGCGCATCGCGGCGTCAGTTTGATGGCGTTGGCCAATCACCAGTGGATCACCACCGAAGGGGTATTTGGTATTGCCCTTGGGGTGTCGACCAGTTTTGTCTTTTTGTTTGTGCTGTTTGGCGCGCTATTGGAGCGAGCTGGAGCTGGACACTACTTTATCCAACTGGCCTTTAGTATGTTGGGGCACCTGCGTGGTGGGCCAGCTAAAGCGGCCGTGGTGGCATCGGCCCTGACTGGGGTAATTTCCGGTTCATCCATTGCCAACGTAGTGACTACCGGCACCTTTACCATCCCGATGATGAAGCGGGTGGGCTTTTCCAAGGAAAAGGCCGGCGCGGTGGAAGTGGCCTCCTCAGTGAACGGGCAAATCATGCCGCCGGTGATGGGCGCGGCCGCCTTTTTGATGGTGGAGTATGTCGGCATTCCGTATGTTGAGATCATCAAGCATGCGTTTTTACCCGCGGCAATTTCTTATATTGCGCTGCTCTATATCGTGCATTTGGAAGCGTTGAAACTCGGCATGCAGCCGATCGGTAATGTACAACCGCGCCCTTGGTTACAACGTTTGACCGGCTTTGCCTTTGGCGCGGCGTTGGTTAGCGGTGTGTCACTGGCCGTGTACTATGGCCTTGGCTGGCTTAAGCCATTGCTGGGCGATTATGCGCTGCCAGGGATTGGGGTTTTGCTGGCACTGTCTTATCTGGGGTTGCTGAAAGTGGCAGCCAGCAATGAGCCGCTGCCGCCAGAAGACCCTGATGCGCCACTGGAGCGCCTGCCGCAGACGCGTTCGGTGTTGCTGTCGGGCTTGCATTTCCTGTTACCGGTGGTGGTGCTGGTCTGGTGTTTGATGGTCGAGCGCTTATCGCCGGGTTTGTCGGCGTTTTGGGGCACCGTCATGTTGGTCGTGATTTTGTTGACTCAACGCCCGCTGCTGAACTGGCTGCGCACCGATGGGCGCCATGATTATGGTTCGTTCAATGATGGTGTGGTGGACTTGCGTGAAGGGCTGATTGCTGGCGCGCGCAACATGATAGGGATCGGTATTGCTACCGCCACTGCCGGTATTATTGTTGGCGCCGTTTCTCAGACCGGGGTCGGCTTGGTCTTGGCCGATCTGGTGGAATACCTGTCGATGGGCAACTTGCTGCTGATGCTGCTCTTGACCGCCTTGCTCAGTTTGATCTTAGGGATGGGCTTGCCGACCACCGCGAACTACATCGTGGTGTCCAGCTTGCTGGCGCCGGTGATTGTCACGCTGGGTCAGCAAAATGGCCTGATAGTCCCGCTGATTGCCGTGCACCTGTTTGTGTTTTACTTCGGGATCATGGCGGATGTGACGCCACCAGTCGGTTTGGCCTCGTTTGCCGCTGCGGCGGTCTCCAAAGGCGATCCGATTAAAACTGGGATCACCGCGTTTTATTACAGCTTGCGAACCGCGGCGTTGCCGTTCTTGTTTATCTTCAACACCGATCTGTTGCTGATCAACGTGGATTTTGCCCACGGGGTACTGATCTTTGCGGTCGCAACAGTTGCCATGTTGATCTTTGCTGCGGCAACGCAGGGATATTTCCTCGTCAAAAGCCGCTGGTATGAGAGCTTATTGCTGCTGTTGGTGGCCTTTACCTTGTTCCGTCCAGGATTTTGGATGGATCGGATCCATGACCCCTATCGTCAGATAGAGCCCGCGCAGCTAGTACAAACGTTGGGTGATGTGGAAGAGGACAGCAATTTGCGCTTGCGAGTAGAAGGGCCAGATGCGGTAGGGAAAATTCGCCGCTTTACGGTCTTGCTACCGGTACCCGCTGGCGAAAGTGGTGAAGAGCGCTTACAAAAGCTCGGAATTGCGCTGTATGAGCAAGATGGTAAGACACTCATTGATAATGTCACCTTTGGCAGTACAGCCGCTGAATTGGGATTGGAGTTTGATCAGCAGATTATTGGCGTGAAAGCGCCTACCGATCGCTGGCGTAAAGAAATTATCTGGATCCCAGGCTTTATGCTCTTTGGATTAATTGTGTGGTGGCAGCGTCGCCGTTTACCGCTGACTGCCGCAGCGCCTTTAGCGCGAGCGCAGCAATAG
- the tssB gene encoding type VI secretion system contractile sheath small subunit, protein MGKGITGVSVAPKERINIKYVPATGGQQAEIELPMTMMVIGNMKGRVEDTPIEERQTVSIDKNNFSSVMKESGLELNFSVQNRLEEGSQDELPVKLQFASMADFAPDSIANQVPELQKLLELREALVALKGPLGNIPAFRNRLQDLLSSDEAREQLLKELDLVAPAE, encoded by the coding sequence ATGGGTAAAGGAATTACTGGCGTGAGCGTTGCGCCAAAAGAACGTATCAATATTAAATATGTTCCCGCCACAGGTGGTCAGCAGGCCGAAATCGAATTACCAATGACAATGATGGTTATCGGTAATATGAAAGGTCGCGTCGAAGATACACCGATTGAAGAGCGGCAGACCGTTTCCATCGATAAAAATAACTTCTCTTCCGTGATGAAAGAGTCGGGTTTGGAACTTAATTTCAGCGTGCAAAATCGTCTGGAAGAGGGGAGCCAAGATGAATTACCAGTGAAATTGCAGTTTGCCTCTATGGCCGATTTTGCGCCAGACAGTATTGCTAACCAAGTTCCCGAATTGCAAAAACTGCTGGAATTGCGTGAAGCGCTGGTAGCTCTGAAAGGTCCACTGGGAAATATTCCGGCGTTTAGAAATCGTTTGCAGGATTTATTATCCAGCGATGAAGCGCGCGAACAATTACTGAAGGAATTAGATCTGGTTGCTCCGGCGGAATAA
- the tssC gene encoding type VI secretion system contractile sheath large subunit: MSVVEEQVKAGVQASSGSLLDEIMAQARITPVDEGYSVAKQGIAALVANILDSGNTAEPVNKALVDSMIVELDKKLSKQMDVILHAQPLKELESSWRSLKLLVDRTDFRENIKIQVLHATKEELLDDFEFAPEITQSGFYKHVYSSGYGQFGGQPVGAVIGDYAFSQSSPDIKLMQYVSAVGAMAHAPFISSVAPTFFGVDSFTDLPSIKDLKSVFEGPAYTKWRSLRESEDARYLGLTAPRFLARLPYDPVENPIKTFNYKEDISADHDHYLWGNTAYLMGSALNDSFAKYRWCPNIIGPQSGGAVTDLPVHVYEAMGQLQAKIPTEVLITDRREYEMAEEGFITLTMRKDSDNAAFFSANSVQKPKVFPNTKEGKEAETNYKLGTQLPYMFIINRLAHYIKVLQREQIGSWKERQDLERELNGWIKQYVADQENPPADVRSRRPLRAAQIKVLDVEGEPGWYQVAMSVRPHFKYMGASFELSLVGRLDKE; encoded by the coding sequence ATGTCTGTGGTTGAAGAACAAGTTAAAGCCGGGGTGCAGGCCTCTTCAGGTTCGTTGCTGGATGAAATTATGGCGCAAGCCAGAATTACACCGGTAGACGAGGGATACAGTGTTGCTAAGCAGGGTATTGCTGCGTTGGTGGCCAATATTCTGGATAGCGGCAACACCGCTGAGCCAGTGAATAAAGCGCTGGTGGATAGCATGATTGTTGAGTTAGATAAAAAACTCAGCAAGCAGATGGATGTCATTTTACATGCTCAGCCACTGAAAGAGCTGGAATCTTCTTGGCGCTCCTTGAAGCTGTTGGTGGATCGTACCGATTTTCGTGAAAACATCAAAATCCAAGTCTTGCATGCCACTAAAGAAGAGCTGCTGGATGATTTTGAGTTTGCGCCAGAAATTACCCAGTCCGGTTTTTACAAACATGTTTACTCCAGTGGTTATGGCCAATTTGGTGGTCAACCGGTGGGGGCGGTGATCGGTGATTACGCCTTTAGCCAAAGCTCACCAGATATCAAACTGATGCAGTATGTCAGTGCCGTTGGCGCCATGGCGCATGCTCCGTTTATCTCTTCCGTAGCCCCGACTTTCTTTGGGGTTGATAGTTTTACTGATCTGCCGTCCATCAAAGATCTGAAATCGGTATTTGAAGGTCCGGCTTACACCAAGTGGCGCTCACTACGTGAGTCCGAAGATGCACGCTATCTGGGTCTGACCGCACCGCGTTTCTTGGCGCGTCTGCCGTACGATCCGGTTGAAAACCCAATCAAAACTTTCAACTACAAAGAAGATATCAGCGCGGATCACGACCACTACCTGTGGGGTAATACTGCTTATCTGATGGGGTCGGCGTTGAATGACAGTTTCGCCAAGTACCGTTGGTGCCCGAACATTATCGGCCCACAAAGCGGTGGTGCGGTAACCGATTTGCCGGTACACGTGTACGAAGCGATGGGACAGCTGCAGGCGAAGATCCCAACTGAAGTGCTGATCACCGATCGCCGTGAATACGAGATGGCTGAAGAGGGCTTTATCACCCTGACCATGCGTAAAGACAGCGATAATGCGGCATTCTTCTCGGCAAATTCGGTACAAAAGCCGAAGGTCTTCCCGAATACCAAAGAAGGTAAAGAAGCGGAAACCAACTACAAACTGGGTACGCAGCTGCCTTACATGTTCATCATCAACCGTTTAGCGCATTACATCAAAGTGTTGCAGCGCGAGCAGATCGGCTCTTGGAAAGAGCGTCAGGATCTGGAGCGTGAACTGAATGGCTGGATTAAGCAGTACGTAGCGGATCAGGAAAACCCGCCAGCCGATGTTCGTAGCCGTCGTCCACTGCGCGCGGCACAAATTAAAGTGCTGGATGTGGAAGGTGAACCGGGCTGGTATCAGGTCGCGATGTCAGTACGCCCACACTTTAAATATATGGGTGCCAGTTTTGAGCTGTCTCTCGTGGGCCGTTTAGATAAGGAATAA
- the tssE gene encoding type VI secretion system baseplate subunit TssE translates to MPSLTSWDRGSTASLFDRIRGETVTVSPDKELETLIVSVKKQLDCVLNTRPGSCRSAPELGVIDLNDATQGSADIRGRIREAIRQCIRRYEPRIVHVDVQSADSLMNPLEMSFQVTAHVRLENIEQVTSFNIHMDNHRHYRMV, encoded by the coding sequence ATGCCGTCACTCACCTCGTGGGATAGAGGGAGTACGGCCAGCCTGTTCGATCGCATTCGCGGAGAGACAGTCACTGTCTCTCCGGATAAAGAACTTGAGACACTGATTGTATCGGTTAAAAAACAACTCGATTGTGTCCTCAATACCCGTCCTGGCAGTTGCCGCAGTGCCCCTGAATTAGGCGTCATTGATTTGAATGATGCGACACAAGGCAGTGCAGATATTCGTGGACGGATCAGGGAAGCGATCCGGCAATGTATCCGCCGGTATGAGCCCCGAATAGTGCATGTGGATGTTCAGTCAGCGGACTCATTAATGAACCCGTTGGAAATGTCATTTCAAGTCACAGCACATGTTCGGTTGGAGAATATCGAGCAGGTGACCTCCTTCAATATTCATATGGATAACCATCGTCACTATCGAATGGTGTAA
- the tssF gene encoding type VI secretion system baseplate subunit TssF encodes MPLDNYFRDELAYLRLQGREFADAHPELTRFLSEQTTDPDVERLLEGFAFLTGSLRAKIEDEFPELTHGLLGMLWPNYLRPVPSMTVMQFSVIPGAIVQPAPVARGCRLDSLPVDGVTCHFQTCHDAWIYPADIHDIRAQSGNDLSTITTEIHLHSPLTLAELQLDKLRFYLGGDSYTANELYYWLSAQLSYIELEVNGQRFRQSASVLKALGFERDDALLPYPGNVYSGYRILQEYFCFPESFLFFELSGAGADWPKQPLAVTEFKLHFCFERPLPSALKIRPDSLQLNCVPAINLFQHDSEPINLHGRQTEYPLKASYRYADSFEIFSVDKVESWAEGGIGRARGATRQYHPFESFQHQIERAKGRQALYYRIRVREAVSGDGFEHALSFVRGDETAMLGLDESVSVSLTCTNRGKAARLPVGAICVPTGSSPSFATFKNLLRPTRPLRPALDGSLHWTLISNLSLNYVSLLRRDALVQILRTYDFPALHDKQAEQASRKRLAGIEQIETVPVDRLVRGMPVRGLKSVLSIRQSAFGSEGELYLFSTVLAHFFSLYASVNAFHLLEVVNLDNQERYRWPVQIGQHSMM; translated from the coding sequence ATGCCGCTGGACAATTATTTCAGGGATGAATTGGCGTATTTGCGTCTGCAAGGGCGTGAATTTGCTGACGCTCATCCGGAGCTGACGCGTTTTCTTTCCGAACAAACTACAGATCCGGATGTCGAGCGCCTGCTGGAAGGCTTTGCCTTTTTAACCGGTAGTCTGCGCGCCAAAATTGAAGATGAATTCCCAGAATTAACCCACGGTTTGCTAGGTATGCTGTGGCCTAATTATTTGCGGCCAGTACCTAGCATGACGGTCATGCAATTTTCGGTGATCCCTGGCGCGATTGTGCAACCGGCTCCGGTGGCACGCGGTTGTCGTTTAGACAGCTTGCCGGTTGATGGGGTGACGTGCCATTTTCAAACTTGCCATGATGCCTGGATTTATCCGGCAGATATTCACGATATTCGCGCGCAAAGCGGCAATGATTTATCCACCATCACCACCGAAATTCATTTACACAGTCCACTGACCTTAGCCGAATTACAGTTGGATAAATTGCGCTTTTATTTGGGCGGTGACAGCTATACCGCCAATGAGCTGTATTACTGGTTATCGGCGCAATTGTCTTATATCGAGCTAGAGGTTAATGGTCAGCGTTTTCGTCAATCGGCGTCGGTGTTAAAGGCGCTGGGTTTTGAACGTGATGATGCGCTGCTGCCCTATCCAGGGAACGTTTATTCCGGTTATCGCATTTTGCAGGAGTATTTCTGTTTTCCAGAAAGTTTCTTGTTCTTTGAGCTCTCAGGCGCGGGCGCCGATTGGCCAAAACAGCCGTTAGCGGTGACTGAATTTAAATTGCATTTTTGCTTTGAGCGGCCTTTGCCGTCGGCATTAAAAATTCGTCCAGATTCCTTGCAGCTTAATTGTGTGCCAGCGATTAATTTATTTCAGCATGACAGTGAGCCGATTAATTTGCATGGCCGTCAGACCGAATATCCGCTGAAAGCCAGCTATCGCTATGCGGACAGTTTCGAGATTTTTTCGGTCGATAAAGTGGAGAGCTGGGCTGAAGGTGGCATTGGGCGCGCCCGCGGAGCGACGCGGCAATATCACCCGTTTGAGAGCTTCCAGCATCAGATTGAACGGGCTAAAGGTCGGCAGGCATTGTACTACCGTATCCGAGTACGGGAAGCGGTCAGCGGTGATGGATTTGAGCATGCGCTGTCTTTTGTGCGCGGCGATGAAACGGCCATGTTGGGGCTGGATGAGTCGGTTTCGGTCTCGTTGACCTGCACTAATCGTGGCAAAGCGGCGCGGTTACCGGTCGGTGCGATTTGTGTGCCCACGGGCAGCTCACCGTCATTTGCCACGTTCAAGAATTTACTGCGCCCGACGCGCCCACTGCGCCCAGCGCTAGATGGCAGCTTGCATTGGACGCTGATTTCTAACTTATCCCTGAACTATGTTTCGCTGCTGCGCCGTGATGCCTTGGTGCAAATTTTGCGCACCTACGATTTTCCTGCCTTGCATGACAAGCAGGCGGAACAGGCATCGCGTAAGCGTCTGGCAGGTATTGAGCAGATTGAAACCGTTCCGGTGGATCGTCTGGTACGCGGTATGCCTGTTCGTGGGTTGAAATCGGTGCTGTCGATTCGCCAAAGCGCCTTTGGCAGTGAGGGCGAACTTTACTTGTTCAGCACCGTGTTGGCGCACTTTTTTTCGTTGTATGCCAGCGTGAATGCGTTTCACCTGCTGGAAGTGGTCAACCTTGATAACCAGGAGCGCTACCGATGGCCGGTGCAGATAGGTCAGCACTCCATGATGTGA